One genomic window of Halorubrum hochsteinianum includes the following:
- the mch gene encoding methenyltetrahydromethanopterin cyclohydrolase yields MESINRTAIELVDEALDFAGELDVVGYELDNGATVVDFGIDAAGGVEAGLLLAEIQTAGLANLQTRMGTLAGAPRQYVELSTDHPAVALLCSQKAGWEVTTESGFEGLGSGPARALVGREAEFERVGYYDSSEFATLAIESTTLPDEEVAEQVAELAEVDTDGVFLPTFATGSTAGSVTTAARAAELAVFRLLEVGYEPTDVLHASGSAPLAPPTRDETEAMGRTNDALAYGGEVHLQVARDDDRFSEIVSTASEEYGTPFVEVFEDADWDFYDVPESVFAPAQVTVDVVDGPVYTVGDTDEELLAESFGYR; encoded by the coding sequence ATGGAGAGCATCAACCGGACCGCGATCGAGTTAGTCGACGAGGCGCTCGATTTCGCCGGCGAACTGGACGTGGTCGGCTACGAGCTGGACAACGGGGCCACCGTCGTCGACTTCGGAATCGACGCGGCCGGCGGGGTCGAGGCTGGGCTGCTGCTCGCGGAGATACAGACTGCCGGGCTGGCGAACCTACAGACGCGGATGGGGACGCTCGCCGGCGCGCCCCGACAGTACGTCGAGCTGTCGACGGACCACCCCGCGGTCGCGCTGCTCTGCTCGCAGAAGGCCGGCTGGGAGGTCACGACCGAGAGCGGCTTCGAGGGGCTCGGCTCCGGCCCGGCCCGCGCGCTGGTCGGCCGCGAGGCCGAGTTCGAGCGCGTCGGCTACTACGACTCCTCGGAGTTCGCCACGCTGGCGATCGAATCGACGACGCTGCCCGACGAGGAGGTCGCGGAGCAGGTCGCGGAGCTGGCCGAGGTCGACACCGACGGCGTGTTCCTCCCGACGTTCGCCACCGGGTCGACCGCCGGCTCCGTCACCACCGCGGCCCGCGCCGCCGAACTCGCCGTCTTCCGCCTCTTGGAGGTCGGCTACGAGCCGACGGACGTGCTCCACGCCTCCGGCTCCGCGCCGCTCGCGCCCCCGACCCGCGACGAGACCGAGGCGATGGGCCGAACGAACGACGCCTTGGCGTACGGCGGCGAGGTCCACCTCCAGGTCGCGCGCGACGACGACCGGTTCTCGGAGATCGTCTCCACCGCCAGCGAGGAGTACGGGACACCCTTCGTCGAGGTGTTCGAGGACGCCGACTGGGACTTCTACGACGTGCCCGAGAGCGTGTTCGCCCCGGCGCAGGTCACCGTCGACGTGGTCGACGGCCCCGTCTACACCGTCGGCGACACCGACGAGGAACTGCTCGCGGAGTCGTTCGGTTACCGCTGA
- a CDS encoding DUF726 domain-containing protein, producing the protein MVSTRGRLDESDPTERSGSWAFDGADRVALYVHGLGADAASARDQAHTAGLALDEALGADAPPVIGYSWASNADWGPAKRTAEANAAPLVDWLTAWADADGRPVHLFAHSLGARVTGEALRELDDRGRTDALASASLFGGAVPDESVGRDGRYGPAIGALDAPLYNFHSRNDRVLGWVYRASDRTRAVGHGGLPEAATAPEGYANVEVTDLVADHYSYIEPAEGCVPRAVDRIGLD; encoded by the coding sequence ATGGTGTCGACCCGCGGACGGCTCGACGAGTCGGATCCCACGGAGCGGTCGGGGTCGTGGGCGTTCGACGGTGCCGACCGGGTTGCGCTGTACGTCCACGGGCTCGGGGCGGACGCGGCGTCGGCGCGCGATCAGGCGCACACCGCGGGACTCGCCCTCGACGAGGCCCTCGGAGCCGACGCCCCGCCCGTAATCGGCTACTCGTGGGCGTCGAACGCCGACTGGGGGCCGGCGAAGCGCACCGCGGAGGCCAACGCCGCCCCGCTGGTGGACTGGCTGACGGCGTGGGCGGACGCGGACGGGCGGCCGGTCCACCTGTTCGCCCACTCGCTCGGCGCTCGCGTGACGGGGGAGGCGCTCCGCGAGCTCGACGACCGCGGCCGGACGGACGCCCTCGCCTCGGCGTCGCTGTTCGGCGGCGCGGTCCCTGACGAGAGCGTCGGGCGCGACGGGCGGTACGGGCCGGCGATCGGCGCGCTCGACGCCCCGCTCTACAACTTCCACAGCCGGAACGACCGCGTCCTCGGCTGGGTGTACCGGGCCTCCGACCGGACCCGCGCGGTCGGTCACGGCGGGCTTCCGGAGGCCGCGACCGCGCCGGAGGGTTACGCGAACGTCGAGGTCACGGACCTCGTCGCGGACCACTACTCGTACATCGAACCGGCGGAGGGCTGTGTTCCGCGCGCGGTCGACCGGATCGGACTCGATTGA
- a CDS encoding AMP-dependent synthetase/ligase yields MSWQEAERSFTDAAIARETLPQMFEGTAERHADRLAQRYKGGIYDRSLVAAGVVPAAPAGEYADLTYAEMRGIVRSLAAGLREAGVDGDTRVAMYSKTRMEWAQTDFAALAAGAAVTTVYASSSPTQLRYLLEDPEATVVVAENREMLADVLRVRDDLEHDLEAIVTIDDVDADAVAAEIDTDRSTTDDVYTLGEVHERGAAAFDEAAYEGWIDAVDTDDLASLIYTSGTTGKPKGVRLTHANFRDNVSQCYRRFADRPDRDPEVPGISAESTTLSFLPLAHVFERMAGHYMMFAAGATVAYAESPDTLREDFGLVRPTTTTSVPRVYEKLYDAIREQASESPVKERIFEWAVKVGRAHHEADDPGPILDAKRAVADRLVFSSVREAIGGNIEFFISGGGSLSAELCALYHAMDLPILEGYGLTETSPVISVNPPERPTVGTIGPPVVDTEIAIDDAVVGEEVADLDGDVGELLVRGPQVTDGYWNRPDATEEAFVAADELPEGVVTAGTPPDERVGVEGDAPDASDAAAEPWFRTGDIVQLRPDGYIAFRERAKQLLVLSTGKNVAPGPIEDRFAANEFVEQCVVLGDGRKFVSALIVPNFEKVAAWADAEGIDLSEAPAEICRDDRVRERIQAEVDRVNEEFESYEKIKQFRLVEEEFTEANDLLTPTMKKKRRNILDRFADEVELIYDE; encoded by the coding sequence ATGAGTTGGCAGGAGGCGGAACGATCGTTCACCGACGCCGCGATCGCCCGGGAAACCCTCCCGCAGATGTTCGAGGGGACCGCGGAGCGGCACGCGGACCGGCTCGCGCAGCGGTACAAGGGGGGCATCTACGACCGGTCGCTCGTCGCCGCCGGAGTCGTCCCGGCGGCACCCGCGGGCGAGTACGCCGACCTGACGTACGCCGAGATGCGCGGGATCGTCCGGAGCCTCGCCGCGGGGCTCCGCGAGGCGGGCGTCGACGGCGACACGCGGGTGGCGATGTACTCGAAGACCCGCATGGAGTGGGCCCAGACGGACTTCGCCGCGCTGGCGGCCGGCGCGGCGGTGACGACGGTTTACGCCTCCTCGTCGCCGACACAGCTCCGATACCTGCTGGAGGACCCGGAGGCGACCGTCGTCGTCGCCGAGAACCGCGAGATGCTCGCGGACGTGCTCCGCGTCCGCGACGACCTCGAACACGACCTCGAAGCGATCGTGACGATCGACGACGTCGACGCCGACGCCGTGGCGGCCGAAATCGATACGGACAGATCGACGACCGACGACGTGTACACGCTGGGGGAGGTCCACGAGCGCGGCGCGGCGGCGTTCGACGAGGCGGCCTACGAGGGGTGGATCGACGCGGTCGACACGGACGACCTCGCCAGCCTCATCTACACCTCCGGGACGACCGGGAAGCCGAAGGGCGTCCGGCTCACGCACGCGAACTTCCGCGACAACGTCTCGCAGTGTTACCGCCGGTTCGCCGACAGGCCCGACCGCGACCCCGAGGTACCCGGCATCTCCGCGGAGTCGACGACGCTCTCGTTCCTCCCGCTCGCGCACGTCTTCGAGCGGATGGCCGGCCACTACATGATGTTCGCCGCCGGCGCGACCGTCGCGTACGCGGAGAGCCCCGACACGCTCCGCGAGGACTTCGGGCTGGTGCGGCCGACGACGACGACCAGCGTCCCGCGCGTCTACGAGAAGCTGTACGACGCGATCCGCGAGCAGGCGAGCGAGTCGCCGGTCAAGGAGCGCATCTTCGAGTGGGCGGTCAAGGTCGGTCGCGCCCACCACGAGGCCGACGACCCCGGTCCGATCCTTGACGCCAAGCGCGCGGTCGCCGACCGGCTCGTCTTCTCGTCGGTCCGGGAGGCGATCGGAGGCAACATCGAATTCTTCATCTCCGGGGGCGGGTCGCTGTCGGCCGAGCTCTGCGCGCTGTACCACGCGATGGACCTCCCGATCTTAGAGGGGTACGGCCTGACGGAGACCTCCCCCGTCATCAGCGTCAACCCGCCGGAGCGCCCGACGGTGGGGACCATCGGTCCGCCGGTCGTCGACACGGAGATCGCGATCGACGACGCGGTCGTCGGCGAGGAGGTCGCGGACCTGGACGGCGACGTGGGGGAACTGCTCGTCCGCGGGCCGCAGGTGACCGACGGATACTGGAACCGACCGGACGCGACCGAGGAGGCGTTCGTCGCCGCCGACGAACTCCCCGAGGGCGTCGTGACCGCCGGGACGCCGCCGGACGAACGCGTCGGCGTCGAGGGGGACGCACCGGACGCGTCCGACGCCGCGGCCGAGCCGTGGTTCCGGACCGGCGACATCGTCCAACTCCGGCCCGACGGGTACATCGCCTTCCGCGAGCGCGCGAAGCAACTGCTCGTGCTCTCGACCGGAAAAAACGTCGCGCCGGGGCCGATCGAGGACCGGTTCGCGGCCAACGAGTTCGTCGAGCAGTGCGTCGTGCTCGGCGACGGCCGGAAGTTCGTCTCCGCGCTCATCGTCCCGAACTTCGAGAAGGTCGCGGCGTGGGCCGACGCCGAGGGGATCGACCTGTCCGAGGCCCCCGCGGAGATCTGTCGCGACGACCGGGTCCGCGAGCGGATTCAAGCGGAGGTCGACCGCGTGAACGAGGAGTTCGAGTCGTACGAGAAGATAAAGCAGTTCCGGCTCGTCGAAGAGGAGTTCACCGAGGCGAACGACCTGCTCACGCCCACCATGAAGAAGAAGCGGCGGAACATCTTGGACCGGTTCGCCGACGAGGTGGAGCTGATCTACGACGAGTAG
- a CDS encoding sensor histidine kinase: MVQRVPPRYGFAALGGCCFGVTARHLVFGSRNLGTALEFGLIFALSGVVFYTVHDLPRWEISRSGQWRAVRIGVGTALGFAALAGVVWLIWLLGHHAFKLSFLLSFAASLGAAVGSRAGLYVVKADERLTEAQDLTTLLSINDRVLRHNIRNELAVALGHLEGIEDAADGETIAERARIARTHLEELVETSERTRRIAAIWRTETLQSIDLVAVVEARIARVTAESSGVAIHTELPEDCVVRTHPSLPLAVEEALRNAIEHNDDDVAITVRVRRDGDATELVIEDTGRGIPRIERQTLRNAEETPLEHTEGLGLWLIYWTVARAGGTVEFAENDPRGTVVRIRLPDDPEATRSVGENSGRPGPGGRRSTRPGSRDSKSRGSNATDPN, translated from the coding sequence ATGGTCCAGCGTGTACCGCCCCGATACGGCTTCGCTGCTCTCGGCGGATGCTGTTTCGGCGTCACCGCGCGCCACCTCGTCTTCGGAAGCCGGAACCTGGGGACCGCGCTCGAGTTCGGGCTGATATTCGCCCTCTCGGGCGTCGTCTTCTACACCGTCCACGACCTCCCGCGCTGGGAGATCTCTCGTTCGGGGCAGTGGCGAGCGGTCCGGATCGGCGTCGGCACCGCGCTCGGGTTCGCCGCGCTCGCCGGCGTCGTCTGGCTCATCTGGCTGCTCGGCCACCACGCGTTCAAGCTCTCCTTCCTGCTCTCGTTCGCCGCCAGCCTCGGCGCGGCGGTCGGATCGCGGGCGGGGCTGTACGTGGTGAAGGCGGACGAACGGCTCACCGAGGCGCAGGATCTGACGACGCTCCTCTCGATCAACGACCGGGTGCTTCGTCACAACATCCGAAACGAGCTGGCGGTGGCGCTCGGCCACCTCGAAGGGATCGAGGACGCGGCGGACGGGGAGACGATCGCGGAACGGGCGCGGATCGCCCGGACCCACTTGGAGGAGCTCGTCGAGACGAGCGAGCGAACGCGGCGCATCGCCGCGATCTGGCGGACGGAAACCCTCCAGTCGATCGACCTCGTCGCCGTGGTCGAGGCGCGGATCGCCCGGGTGACCGCGGAGTCGTCCGGAGTCGCGATTCACACGGAACTCCCCGAAGACTGCGTCGTCCGAACTCACCCGTCGCTCCCGCTCGCGGTCGAGGAGGCGCTCCGGAACGCGATCGAACACAACGACGACGACGTGGCGATCACGGTGCGGGTACGCCGGGACGGGGACGCGACGGAGCTCGTCATCGAGGACACGGGGCGAGGCATCCCGCGGATCGAGCGACAGACGCTCCGCAACGCCGAGGAGACCCCGCTCGAACACACCGAGGGGCTCGGGCTGTGGCTGATATACTGGACCGTGGCCCGGGCGGGGGGAACGGTGGAGTTCGCCGAGAACGACCCGCGGGGCACCGTCGTCCGGATCCGGCTCCCCGACGACCCCGAAGCGACCCGGTCGGTCGGGGAGAACTCGGGACGTCCCGGGCCGGGTGGACGGCGGTCGACGCGGCCGGGGTCGAGAGACTCGAAGTCGCGCGGGTCGAACGCGACGGACCCGAACTGA
- a CDS encoding translation initiation factor eIF-2B — translation MIDETVAEIRAMRTHSTSAVAVKATRSLADLLDREYVTVDEFERDLEHNAGVLRRSNPSHAALHNAMREVERSIVGEATSVEGAKQLLEDVIARVVDDIETAKGEAAANAAEHIEDGDTLLVHDYSTTVLEAIENAARDGAHLTVYVTEARPRTLGRKTARVLAGMSRVETRMVVDGAMGYALRDCDRVLLGITCITGGTYYNRIGTFPLVVTARELGVPVTAVGSGAKTIEEFRFENEFRDAVEVMREPVEDVEIENPSYDATPIGMIDTVITDDGVRN, via the coding sequence ATGATCGACGAGACCGTCGCCGAGATCCGGGCGATGCGGACCCACAGCACGTCGGCGGTGGCCGTGAAGGCGACGCGGTCGCTCGCGGACCTGCTCGACCGCGAGTACGTGACCGTCGACGAGTTCGAGCGCGACCTCGAACACAACGCGGGCGTGCTGCGCCGGTCGAACCCTTCCCACGCCGCGCTCCACAACGCGATGCGCGAGGTCGAGCGCTCCATCGTCGGCGAGGCGACGAGCGTCGAGGGCGCGAAACAGCTGCTGGAGGACGTGATCGCCCGCGTCGTCGACGACATCGAGACCGCGAAGGGCGAGGCGGCGGCCAACGCGGCGGAACACATCGAGGACGGTGACACGCTGCTCGTCCACGACTACTCGACGACCGTGCTGGAGGCCATCGAGAACGCCGCGCGCGACGGCGCGCACCTGACCGTCTACGTCACCGAAGCGCGACCGCGGACCCTCGGTCGCAAGACCGCGCGCGTCCTCGCCGGGATGTCCCGCGTCGAGACGCGGATGGTCGTCGACGGCGCGATGGGGTACGCGCTCCGCGACTGCGACCGCGTCCTCCTCGGGATCACCTGTATCACCGGCGGGACCTACTACAACCGGATCGGGACGTTCCCGCTCGTCGTCACCGCCCGCGAGCTCGGGGTCCCCGTCACCGCGGTCGGCTCGGGCGCGAAGACCATCGAGGAGTTCCGGTTCGAGAACGAGTTCCGCGACGCCGTCGAGGTGATGCGCGAGCCGGTCGAGGACGTCGAGATCGAGAACCCGAGCTACGACGCCACCCCGATCGGCATGATCGACACCGTGATCACCGACGACGGCGTCCGGAACTGA
- a CDS encoding DUF7260 family protein: MSVHPGSTTVFQIPDQGVTAAGCSNAWCEVGAVATRPEVVAAVAVVGVVALLAFAHVRDAEAACRAERRRVLDERDAFEAFADRVAEMDTVPVPSDSTPSGVPAGEFGGIGSAGNGVSPGGGPSGGDVTLRRVLAAYDDTVLSLSHYRDEYDETAAESLAAELGPDTATALATDGGLSSGAKSALVDRSRRAADARDGLAGAIDEEIAELADRETALSGIDRRRRRLLGHMDGVRDGRETDAAIDVWNRLAELERECDELAADRQRSLDDPPLTPRLDDDSERTFYGYLYGPTDGPRYPVLAQAAELADRVRADRDGVGSRVAADR; encoded by the coding sequence ATGAGTGTACATCCGGGCTCGACGACGGTCTTCCAGATCCCCGACCAGGGGGTGACTGCGGCGGGGTGTTCGAACGCATGGTGCGAGGTCGGCGCGGTCGCGACCCGGCCGGAGGTGGTCGCGGCGGTGGCGGTCGTCGGGGTCGTCGCGCTGCTCGCGTTCGCGCACGTTCGCGACGCCGAGGCGGCCTGCCGGGCGGAGCGACGGCGCGTCCTCGACGAGCGCGACGCGTTCGAGGCGTTCGCCGACCGGGTGGCCGAGATGGACACTGTGCCGGTCCCGTCCGACTCGACCCCGTCCGGCGTCCCCGCCGGCGAGTTCGGCGGCATCGGCTCGGCGGGGAACGGGGTCTCGCCGGGCGGCGGACCGAGCGGCGGCGACGTGACGCTCCGGCGGGTGCTGGCCGCGTACGACGACACCGTGCTGTCGCTGTCGCACTACCGGGACGAGTACGACGAGACGGCGGCCGAGAGCCTGGCCGCGGAACTCGGCCCCGACACGGCGACGGCGCTGGCGACCGACGGGGGGTTATCGAGCGGGGCCAAGTCGGCGCTCGTCGACCGGAGCCGGCGCGCCGCGGACGCGCGCGACGGGCTGGCGGGCGCGATAGACGAGGAGATAGCGGAGTTGGCGGACCGGGAGACGGCGCTGTCCGGTATCGACCGTCGCCGCCGGCGGCTGCTCGGTCACATGGATGGCGTCCGCGACGGGCGCGAGACCGACGCGGCGATCGACGTCTGGAACCGGCTGGCGGAGTTGGAGCGCGAGTGCGACGAGCTCGCCGCCGACCGACAGCGCTCGCTCGACGACCCGCCGCTGACCCCCCGCCTCGACGACGACTCCGAGCGGACGTTCTACGGCTATCTCTACGGACCCACCGACGGGCCGCGCTATCCCGTGCTGGCGCAGGCGGCGGAGCTGGCGGACCGCGTCCGCGCGGACAGGGACGGCGTCGGGAGTCGAGTCGCCGCCGACCGCTGA